The following are encoded together in the Brassica napus cultivar Da-Ae chromosome A9, Da-Ae, whole genome shotgun sequence genome:
- the LOC125578147 gene encoding uncharacterized protein LOC125578147 encodes MHIYASSGLWKSSKRSGWRFLVDEVKGGRLLTLDTSKTFDNLRVMVCEDFGIDVNMVNIELSYLASDLVIGIDSPPVFITNDRQLKKFLTYVKNKASTWLCVCIRSKAEPSNIKVDLNLNEEATESPNRQKEPMSFEVREEDVEVDESDDDCNREKDMINVKAIRFSLLDVVKKGQHFTTKNALKATMEICAMKHNFDYKVGKSDKTVWYVRCADDDCGWRVRAEGLTGSSFFIIKKYVPDHSCSPSSRNHSVRTVSSKLVGSLIMHKYESVKEGPKPNDIIQFMRDDHGVEISYSLAWDAREYAVNAVRGIPEKGYKKIPKYLQMMKEANPGTHTFYETDTDGRFRFLFISYGQSIRGFYAGIRNVIVVDETFLKSKYKGVLLVATTLDGNSNLYPIAFGVVDSENDRSWEWFMRQLKVVIADDQSLAFVSDRNASIAKALAKVYPHSHHGICIHHLLNNVVTYFKGKGVAGLVAKASKAYRVADFKKIFTAIFGISPEIGNYLIEADVSKWARCQFPGYRYDVRTSIWKESLHC; translated from the coding sequence ATGCACATCTATGCTTCTTCTGGTTTGTGGAAATCGTCCAAAAGAAGTGGATGGAGatttcttgttgatgaagtaAAAGGAGGTAGATTACTTACTTTGGACACAAGCAAAACCTTTGACAACCTAAGAGTTATGGTTTGTGAAGACTTTGGAATCGATGTAAACATGGTCAATATCGAGCTCAGTTACTTAGCTTCTGATTTGGTCATTGGCATCGACTCACCACCTGTATTCATCACCAATGATCGGCAACTCAAAAAATTTCTCACCTATGTGAAGAACAAAGCTTCGACGTGGTTATGTGTGTGTATTCGATCTAAGGCCGAGCCTAGCAATATCAAAGTCGATTTGAATTTGAATGAAGAAGCTACTGAGTCGCCTAACAGACAGAAAGAGCCTATGTCGTTTGAAGTTCGAGAAGAAGATGTTGAGGTGGATGAAAGTGATGATGATTGCAACCGTGAAAAAGATATGATCAATGTAAAGGCAATTCGTTTTTCTCTCCTTGATGTGGTGAAGAAGGGTCAACATTTTACTACAAAAAACGCTTTGAAGGCAACAATGGAAATATGTGCAATGAAACATAATTTCGACTACAAGGTTGGCAAATCGGATAAAACAGTTTGGTACGTTCGTTGCGCGGATGATGATTGCGGCTGGCGTGTTCGCGCAGAGGGATTAACAGGTTCTTCATTTTTTATCATCAAAAAGTATGTACCTGATCATTCATGTTCTCCATCATCAAGGAATCACTCTGTTCGGACAGTTTCATCAAAATTAGTTGGTAGTCTCATTATGCATAAGTACGAAAGTGTCAAGGAAGGGCCGAAACCTAATGATATCATCCAGTTTATGCGGGATGATCATGGAGTTGAGATATCCTACTCTTTAGCTTGGGATGCACGTGAGTATGCAGTAAATGCTGTGAGAGGAATTCCAGAGAAGGGTTAtaaaaaaattcccaaatacTTGCAAATGATGAAGGAAGCTAATCCAGGAACACACACATTTTATGAAACTGATACCGATGGGCGATTCAGATTCCTCTTCATCTCATATGGTCAGTCTATTCGCGGTTTTTATGCTGGCATTCGAAATGTTATTGTTGTGGATGAGACTTTTTTGAAGAGCAAATACAAAGGAGTATTACTGGTAGCTACTACTTTAGATGGTAACTCGAACCTATATCCTATTGCATTTGGAGTTGTCGACTCAGAGAATGACCGCTCGTGGGAATGGTTTATGAGACAACTTAAGGTTGTCATTGCTGATGATCAGAGTTTAGCTTTTGTGTCTGATAGGAACGCCTCCATTGCTAAAGCTCTTGCGAAAGTGTATCCGCATTCTCATCATGGAATTTGCATTCACCACTTGCTGAACAATGTTGTAACATATTTCAAGGGTAAAGGTGTCGCTGGTTtggttgcaaaggcttctaaagCTTATCGAGTAGCTGACTTTAAGAAGATTTtcactgctatttttggaattAGTCCTGAAATTGGAAACTATCTAATAGAAGCTGATGTGAGTAAGTGGGCTCGCTGTCAATTTCCGGGTTACAGGTATGATGTTAGGACCAGCATCTGGAAGGAATCCCTCCATTGTTAA
- the LOC106367101 gene encoding subtilisin-like protease SBT3.4 yields the protein MNQSLFLVVLSLIILLNVARSGAKSKVHIVYLGEKQHDDPKHVTEYHHQMLSSLLGSKEDAHDSMVYSYRHGFSGFAARLTKSQAKELADSPEVVHVMPDGYYELATTRTWDYLGLSAAHPKNLLNDTNMGEHVIIGVIDTGVWPESESFSDNGVGAIPKRWKGGCEPGEDFKSTNCNRKLIGAKYYINGFLAENDGFNSTKSPDYISPRDFNGHGTHVASIAGGSFVPNVSYKGLAGGTLRGGAPRARIAMYKACWYLEELEGVTCSFSDIMKAMDDAIHDGVDVLSLSLGSRVPLFSETDMRDGIATGAFHAVANGITVVCAGGNAGPSAQTVVNTAPWILTVAATTLDRSFATPITLGNNKVILGQAMYTGPELGFTSLVYPEDPGNSNDTFTGECESLNLNSNRTMAGKIVLCFTTTRGYTTVSRAASFVKRAGGLGLIIARNPGHTLNPCKDDFPCVAVDYELGTDILFYIRSNGSPVVKIQPSRTMVGQPVGSKVATFSSRGPNSISPAILKPDIAAPGVSILAATSPNATFNAGGFVMLSGTSMATPAISGVVALLKSLHPDWSPAAFRSAIVTTAWRTDPFGEQLPAEGSSRKVADPFDYGGGLVNPEKAAEPGLIYDMGPKDYILYLCSVGYNDSSISQLVGKGTVCTDPKPSVLDMNLPSITIPNLKDEVILTRTVTNVGPVHSVYKVVVEPPLGVRVVVTPKKLVFNSKTKSVSFTVRVSTTHKINTGYYFGSLVWSDSVRKVTIPVSVRTQILQNYYDEN from the exons ATGAATCAATCTTTATTTCTTGTGGTGCTAAGTCTGATAATTCTTTTGAATGTCGCACGATCTGGTGCTAAGAGCAAG GTTCATATAGTGTATTTGGGTGAGAAGCAGCATGATGATCCCAAGCATGTCACAGAATATCATCACCAGATGTTGTCGTCACTTCTTGGAAG TAAAGAGGATGCACATGACTCAATGGTGTATAGTTACCGACATGGTTTTTCAGGATTTGCCGCAAGGCTCACCAAGTCCCAAGCCAAGGAACTGGCTG ATTCACCAGAAGTTGTTCATGTCATGCCTGATGGGTACTATGAACTCGCAACAACTCGGACTTGGGACTATTTAGGCCTATCTGCTGCACATCCGAAGAATCTcctaaatgatactaacatggGTGAACATGTTATCATTGGCGTTATTGACACAG GAGTGTGGCCAGAGTCTGAATCATTTAGTGACAATGGGGTTGGAGCAATACCAAAGCGATGGAAAGGAGGGTGTGAACCAGGAGAAGATTTCAAGTCAACTAATTGCAACAGAAAGCTTATAGGAGCCAAGTACTATATCAATGGGTTTCTTGCTGAAAACGATGGATTCAATTCCACAAAATCACCTGACTACATTTCTCCTAGAGACTTTAACGGCCATGGCACGCACGTAGCCTCTATTGCAGGTGGTTCCTTTGTTCCCAACGTAAGCTACAAGGGACTTGCTGGAGGAACCTTGAGAGGTGGTGCACCTCGTGCTCGCATAGCAATGTACAAGGCTTGTTGGTATCTCGAAGAGCTGGAAGGAGTGACTTGTTCATTTTCTGATATCATGAAAGCGATGGACGATGCTATTCATGATGGTGTTGATGTTTTGTCACTCTCTCTAGGTAGTCGGGTTCCTCTGTTTTCCGAAACGGATATGCGTGATGGGATTGCTACTGGAGCATTCCATGCAGTTGCAAACGGTATTACTGTTGTTTGTGCTGGTGGTAACGCTGGCCCATCAGCTCAGACCGTGGTGAACACGGCTCCTTGGATATTAACAGTGGCTGCAACCACTCTGGACCGGTCATTTGCCACACCTATTACACTTGGGAACAATAAAGTCATATTG GGTCAAGCAATGTACACAGGTCCGGAACTTGGCTTTACTAGTTTGGTTTACCCAGAGGATCCTGGGAACAGTAATGATACATTTACTGG TGAGTGTGAGTCCCTTAATCTCAACTCCAACCGTACAATGGCTGGGAAAATTGTGCTGTGTTTCACAACAACAAGAGGTTACACTACTGTATCAAGAGCTGCATCTTTTGTGAAAAGAGCCGGCGGTCTTGGCCTGATCATCGCAAGAAACCCAGGGCACACTCTCAATCCATGTAAAGATGATTTCCCCTGTGTGGCTGTTGACTACGAGCTTGGGACAGATATACTTTTCTACATACGTTCCAATGG ATCACCTGTTGTGAAGATACAACCTTCTAGAACAATGGTAGGACAACCTGTAGGGTCAAAGGTGGCAACTTTCTCATCAAGAGGACCTAACTCCATTTCCCCAGCGATTCTAAAA CCTGACATAGCAGCACCAGGAGTGAGCATATTAGCTGCTACATCTCCCAATGCCACCTTCAATGCTGGAGGATTTGTTATGCTTTCAGGAACATCGATGGCGACTCCCGCAATTTCAGGAGTTGTTGCACTTCTCAAATCTTTGCATCCTGATTGGTCCCCTGCTGCTTTTAGATCAGCTATTGTCACTACag CTTGGAGAACAGATCCGTTTGGAGAGCAGTTACCAGCAGAAGGGTCATCTCGCAAAGTAGCTGACCCGTTTGATTACGGTGGAGGCCTCGTGAACCCAGAGAAAGCTGCAGAACCAGGCCTCATATACGACATGGGCCCAAAAGACTACATTCTCTACTTGTGCTCCGTCGGTTACAACGACTCATCTATCTCTCAACTTGTCGGTAAAGGAACAGTCTGTACAGACCCAAAACCTTCTGTTCTTGATATGAACTTGCCTTCAATCACCATTCCAAATCTAAAAGATGAAGTCATTCTCACAAGAACCGTTACTAACGTTGGACCAGTTCATTCAGTCTACAAAGTCGTGGTCGAGCCTCCGCTTGGGGTTCGAGTGGTTGTGACGCCGAAGAAACTAGTGTTTAACTCCAAAACCAAAAGTGTTTCCTTCACGGTACGAGTCTCGACCACACACAAAATCAACACTGGGTACTACTTTGGAAGCTTGGTTTGGAGTGACTCTGTGCGTAAGGTGACTATTCCTGTGTCTGTGAGAACGCAGATTCTGCAGAACTACTACGATGAGAACTGA
- the LOC106367100 gene encoding subtilisin-like protease SBT3.5 yields MMNSRLLFALVLNLIIVLKVARAGAESKVHIVYLGEKQHDDPKHVTESHHQMLSSLLGSEVEAHDSMVHSYRHGFSGFAAKLTESQAKKIADSPDVVHVIPDSFYELATTRTWDYLGLSVSNPKNLLNDTNMGDQVIIGFIDSGVWPESESFNDNGVGPVPSHWKGECQSGENFMSTNCNRKLIGAKYFINGFLAENEGFNSTGSRDYISARDFIGHGTHVASIAGGSFVPNVSYKGLAGGNLRGGAPRARIAIYKACWYVDQLGAVACSSSDILKAMDEAMHDGVDVLSLSLGAQVPLFPETDLRDRIATGAFHAVAKGIIVVCAGGNSGPAAQTVLNTAPWVITVAATTLDRSFLTPITLGNNNVILGQALYTGPEVGFTSLVYPENSGHSNVTFSGVCERLNLNPNGTMRGKVVLCFTTATLFTAVSRAASYVKAAGGVGVIIARNPGYNLTPCRDDFPCVAIDYELGTDILLYIRSTGSPVVKIQPSRTMVGQPVGTKVATFSSRGPNSISPAILKPDIGAPGVSILAATSPDSNSSAGGFDILAGTSMAAPVISGVVALLKAMHPDWSPAAIKSAIVTTAWRTDPFGEQIFAEGSSRKVADPFDYGGGLVNPEKAADPGLIYDMGPKDYILYLCSAGYNDSSISQLVGQVTVCSNPKPSVLDVNLPSLTIPNLKEEVNLTRTVTNVGPVNSVYKVVVEPPLGVRVVVTPKKLVFNSKTKSLSFMVRVSTIHKINTGFYFGSLIWRDSVHNVTIPVSVRTQILQNYYDEN; encoded by the exons ATGATGAATTCTAGATTATTATTTGCTTTGGTGCTTAATCTGATAATAGTTTTGAAAGTCGCAAGAGCTGGTGCTGAGAGCAag GTTCATATAGTGTATCTGGGTGAAAAGCAGCATGATGATCCTAAGCATGTCACAGAATCTCATCACCAGATGTTGTCGTCACTTCTTGGAAG TGAAGTGGAAGCACATGATTCAATGGTTCATAGTTACAGGCATGGCTTTTCAGGCTTTGCTGCTAAGCTTACCGAGTCACAAGCCAAGAAAATTGCTG ATTCACCTGATGTTGTTCATGTCATACCTGATAGTTTTTACGAACTTGCCACAACTAGAACTTGGGACTACTTAGGTCTTTCTGTTAGCAATCCGAAGAATCTCCTAAATGATACAAACATGGGTGACCAAGTGATTATTGGCTTTATTGACTCAG GAGTGTGGCCAGAGTCTGAATCCTTTAATGACAATGGGGTTGGACCAGTGCCGAGCCATTGGAAAGGGGAATGTCAATCAGGAGAAAACTTCATGTCAACAAACTGCAATAGAAAGCTAATAGGAGCCAAGTACTTTATCAATGGGTTTCTTGCTGAAAACGAAGGATTCAACTCCACAGGATCACGTGACTACATCTCTGCTAGAGACTTTATTGGTCATGGAACGCACGTAGCCTCTATCGCAGGTGGTTCCTTTGTTCCCAACGTAAGCTACAAGGGACTCGCTGGAGGTAACTTGAGAGGTGGTGCACCGCGTGCTCGCATAGCAATATACAAGGCTTGTTGGTATGTGGATCAGTTAGGCGCGGTGGCTTGTTCATCTTCTGACATATTGAAAGCAATGGATGAAGCTATGCATGATGGTGTTGATGTATTGTCGCTCTCTCTCGGAGCTCAAGTTCCTCTGTTTCCTGAAACTGATCTGCGCGATAGGATTGCGACTGGAGCGTTCCATGCAGTAGCAAAGGGAATCATTGTTGTTTGTGCTGGTGGGAACTCTGGCCCAGCGGCTCAGACCGTCTTAAACACAGCTCCTTGGGTCATAACAGTTGCTGCAACAACTCTGGACCGGTCCTTTCTCACACCTATCACGCTTGGGAACAACAACGTCATACTG GGTCAAGCACTATACACAGGTCCAGAAGTTGGCTTCACCAGTTTGGTTTATCCAGAGAATTCAGGGCACAGCAATGTGACCTTTAGCGG TGTCTGTGAGCGTCTTAATCTCAACCCAAACGGTACAATGAGAGGAAAAGTTGTGTTGTGTTTTACGACAGCAACACTCTTCACTGCTGTATCAAGAGCTGCCTCTTATGTGAAGGCAGCCGGTGGTGTTGgggtgatcattgcaagaaatCCAGGTTACAATCTCACTCCATGTAGAGATGATTTCCCCTGTGTAGCCATTGATTACGAGCTCGGGACGGATATACTTCTCTACATACGCTCCACTGG ATCACCTGTTGTGAAGATACAACCTTCTAGAACAATGGTAGGACAACCTGTGGGGACAAAGGTGGCAACTTTCTCATCAAGAGGACCTAACTCTATTTCTCCTGCAATATTAAAG CCTGACATAGGGGCACCAGGAGTGAGCATACTAGCTGCTACATCTCCAGATTCCAACTCCAGTGCTGGAGGATTTGATATTCTTGCGGGAACATCCATGGCGGCTCCAGTTATTTCAGGAGTTGTTGCACTTCTCAAAGCTATGCACCCTGACTGGTCTCCTGCTGCTATTAAATCAGCCATTGTCACTACAG CTTGGAGAACAGATCCATTTGGAGAGCAGATTTTTGCAGAAGGTTCATCTCGCAAAGTAGCTGACCCGTTTGATTATGGTGGAGGCCTTGTGAACCCAGAGAAAGCAGCAGATCCAGGTCTCATATACGATATGGGCCCAAAAGACTACATTCTCTACTTATGCTCGGCCGGTTACAACGACTCATCTATCTCTCAGCTTGTTGGACAAGTAACAGTCtgttcaaaccctaaaccttctgTTCTTGATGTCAACTTGCCTTCACTCACAATTCCAAACCTTAAAGAGGAAGTCAATCTCACCAGAACTGTCACTAATGTTGGACCAGTTAATTCAGTCTACAAGGTTGTGGTCGAGCCTCCGCTTGGGGTTCGAGTGGTTGTGACGCCGAAGAAATTAGTGTTTAACTCCAAAACCAAAAGTCTATCCTTCATGGTTCGAGTCTCGACCATACACAAAATCAACACAGGATTCTATTttggaagcttgatttggagGGACTCTGTGCATAACGTGACTATTCCTGTGTCTGTGAGAACACAGATTCTGCAAAACTATTATGATGAGAATTAA